In Odocoileus virginianus isolate 20LAN1187 ecotype Illinois chromosome 23, Ovbor_1.2, whole genome shotgun sequence, one DNA window encodes the following:
- the LOC139030657 gene encoding nucleolin, whose translation MQQDHRGGKNSTWSGESKTLVLSNLSYSATEETLQEVFEKATHIKVPQNQNGKSKGYAFIEFASFEDAKEALNSCNKREIEGRAIRLELQGPRGSPNARSQPSKTLFVKGLSEDTTEETLKESFDGSIRARIVTDRETGSSKGFGFVDFNSEEDAKAAKEAMEDGEIDGNKVTLDWAKPKGEGGFGGRGGGRGGFGGRGGGRGGRGGFGGRGRGGFGGRGGFRGGRGGGGDHKPQGKKTKFE comes from the coding sequence cAAGACCATAGAGGGGGAAAGAATAGCACTTGGAGTGGTGAATCAAAAACCCTGGTTTTAAGCAACCTCTCCTATAGTGCAACGGAAGAAACTCTTCAGGAAGTTTTTGAGAAGGCAACTCATATCAAGGTGCCCCAGAACCAAAATGGCAAATCTAAAGGGTATGCATTTATAGAATTTGCTTCATTTGAAGATGCTAAAGAAGCTTTAAATTCATGTAATAAAAGGGAAATTGAGGGCAGAGCCATCAGACTGGAGTTGCAAGGACCCAGGGGATCACCTAATGCAAGAAGCCAGCCATCCAAAACTCTGTTTGTCAAAGGTCTCTCTGAGGATACCACAGAAGAGACGTTAAAGGAGTCGTTTGATGGCTCTATTCGAGCAAGGATAGTCACTGACCGGGAGACTGGATCCTCCAAAGGGTTTGGTTTTGTAGACTTCAATAGTGAGGAAGATGCCAAAGCTGCCAAGGAGGCCATGGAAGATGGTGAAATCGATGGAAACAAAGTCACTTTAGACTGGGCCAAACCTAAGGGTGAAGGTGGCTTTGGTGGTCGAGGAGGAGGCCGAGGTGGCTTTGGAGGCCGAGGTGGTGGCAGAGGTGGCCGAGGTGGATTTGGTGGCAGAGGCCGGGGAGGCTTTGGAGGGCGAGGAGGCTTccgaggaggcagaggaggaggaggagaccacAAGCCACAAGGAAAGAAGACGAAGTTTGAATAG